agtctcctgtttCTAGCCCGATGCCTTCATCATTACATTAAAAGGTCTCTCTTCCCCACTTGCAGAGATAAAATCAAACAAAAGCAGTTCCCACCACCACATTACCTCTAGGATAGGAAATATCtacctgtttccccccaaataagacatctcctgttATTGGGCTTTTGGGTGTATGGCAAGAATGtcaagcatttatttcagggtttaaaaaaatacaaggcttatttttggggaaatatgGTATGTTTTTAGTACTCTTTTGAAAAATACTGATAACACTTGTAAGGTGGCACATCAAACAGACATCCAGGGAGGATGTTGCAGAAGGAAAATGTCACAGAGATTTACTGGATCCTAGAAGATTGCATTGCTTAATCAATAGGATCTGCAGCAAGCCAGCCTCTTGTCAGTTCTTACAGGTTGAGCAGAGACCATGGGAAAGAGATGACCCCACAGTTAATTAGtttctatgccatgtagggcttttaagTGTGGCAGTCAGTATCTTGAAAGTCACTTAGGTGGCAGGAAGATCAGTGCTCAGGTGGCCATTTTGTAGAATTCGCAAGCTTTTTTGTAGCTCCAACATGCCAAGAAGCAATCTGTCCATAAGGAAGGGCAGAGGATATCCTCCCCTGAAACAAAAATCAAACATGTGATTTCCAGTATGCATTGGGCCCTCAATTGTGCCATTCTCCACCATCTCCCACCAGCCTTTTAGTCTACAGGAACTTTTCTTCCACAAATCAGAGCTGTTTTATGTTAAATAAGTTCTCCTCTGGTTCGTTCTGCCAAAGTTCCCAACTTTGTTAAGTGCAGCGAAGACTACTTTCCACAAGCTACcgtatttttagagtataagactcacctttttacccccaaaagaggatgaaaacttgggtgtgtcttatgcactGAATGTAACCCCTAGCCACTACCATCCTTtgccctctgcctcccagcaatttacctccttgcagcaaatagcacAGAACCTgtttagcacaagcaactgattatcggcTTCCCGTCCAGCAGCTGATggcccacatgctaaaatgaaagtgaaactataactgtaaggaggcaaattgctggggggggagagacagaattttattttcttgtgctaatcagttgttgaaactggatgcaaggaggtaaatcagtaactataaatgtctaaagAATGTTCGAATTATTACacttatatttttaaagattaaatctttttaaaataaatgcttgatctgaagataCTCAGTGCTGTTGTATCTTCTTTATATAGccgagaataatgtatacttcaagaaagccacatcaattttaacagcatctatacaagtataatctgaaatataacagtgccctgtttagtattaagataaggcagctaagttaaatcctgacttagtcatgcttggagtagatctatttaaataattggaaagggttagtgtgactacatttaagaaaactttctggcattaatatactgtactgccataatgtacatttctccaattctttgctatttctatggttcgggcacacatgcacagaaatatacagTGTAGGGGAGGGGCCAATTAGTCCCAAGCCTTATTCCCGAGGAGACTTCCTCCtcaggaaccattcctgccttttggcagctctgcacgCACATGCATTGAGAAtgagctcctcctcttctttattgttgtcagTCAAGAGTCAGGAGGCTGGATAACATCTTGTGGGAAGCCACCCAGAACAAAGCCTGGCATCCCTTTTTATTATCCTCAAGTTGCATACCATTAGTCATCAAGTTACATCTCAATGGATATTAGAGAACACTTTACAGAAGGTCATTGGTTAATGAATGAATGGGGGTTTTTGTGATCACCTCGTGCAAAGGGAGTGATCAATTCATGTCATTGCCTAAGGTCCATTGCCTATGTGCACTTCTGAAGATCTTCTCCAGAGCAGTTTTACAACTGATAAGGAAGCATGCtcttccaggggaaggaggaaatgTATGGAATGTCACGTAGACAAAAGGTCACACAGGTCATAGTGTTTATCACAGAATGTCACATTTATCTAGTGTGGTATGCCAGCCGCTAAGATGTGCCATTCTGTATCCACACTCGTCACTGATGGGAgtttctggaggttctgaagatCCTGGCTGAATCTCTGCATCTGGTACAGAATCCTCTCCAGCCTCCAActcgggtgccagctgcacaggctgctgagGCATCATCACATCAATCTCTGTGCTGTcggaatcagctaccagctgcacaggctactggtgggccacaacaacCACTTATCTTAGGACCACCACGGCCAGGCCTCCCACACTCTTGTCACCTGTCACACTATTGCCCTTCTGCATTGGGACAGTGCTACCGCTTGTGGCAGTATGTCACATGCTCGTGCCAGTGCTGATGTTCGTGGCAGGAGGCTTTGTGGTGTGTTGTGCTGTTGTGCAAGCGGCAGCACCAGTGGGATGAGCAGCATGGCATCCAGCCACAGAAGTCAAGCAGCAGCGCAACAGGTGTCTGGGCATGGGAGACCTGATTGCGGCAATCCTAAGCTAAGCGGGTGCGGGGCTGCTCCATCCCTgccctagcttaatttttacaCATGCACCTTGCCCCCACTTTCTATAACTCAATGGTGGGTAGGGCTTAACTAGGGTTTATtttggggtagggcttatattaggcgCAGACGTGAAACTCAGGCTAGGGATTGTTTTTGGAGTAGGTTGTATTTTCAGAGAAACTATAGTAAATTcttattttgttatatattttattatttatgctTAATTATGCAAGCAATGTGTTCTAGTGAATGGCTAAGGAAACATTACTTATTTTACTTCCTTTCTTGAGAAAaagaatgtttctttttttttctgttttatttagcTTAAGGCTGTTATCAAATGTTGGGATAGAAGGCTAATAAAATAGAGATGGTAAAATCTTCTAATGAAATAAGATTGAGGGTTTTTTATTAAGGATTTGAGCCAAATCAAAATCTTTGCAGCAATGTTTAAAAACCTTTTGGGGATTTCATATAGAAAAGTCTTGCAATACCATTTAAgctgtttttaatttaacaactgattAAAAAGGCCGAAATTATTGAGCAGACTATACTTTTCACCTATACGCAAAGAAAACCTTTTAAAATTAAGCAGGACAAAACCTAACATTataatctttggggttttttctttttaaggtaCACGAAATGAGTCCAGCTGCTGGAAGTATTCTGACTGCAATACAGACGCTCTTTCAAAACATTTTGGAACAAAAAACTTCAGATATGACTGCTGCCAAAGAAATTTGTGTAACAATGCTCCAAATGTAGTAACTAGCAAAATAGTTCTCAGTGGTTCTCTCTTGCTGATTGTTGTTCATATGTTAAAGTCTTTAGTGTGAAATAGGGCCTTGGTTTACAGTTTTCAAAAATAGAGAACACTGGTATCTTTTGAGAAAGTCTTTCTGCTGGAGAAGATTATTATTAACATACAgtattatttaatttgtttgctCTACTGCACTTTTCATATTCTTCCTTACATTACTTCATTTCTATTGGAAACTTACATTTAATCTGTAAGACATTCACTTTAGCAAAATGCGGATATATAAAGACTTGCTTTTGTTCAGAACATCTTTTGGATCTCATAAAACTGTCAACTACATTTTAACTTGCAAGCCATTGTTACAATAAAAGTGTTATTGCATATTTAAGtctgaattgatttttttttttgtatcttgTGGCTCTTTTTGATTGCATAGCTGACGCTTCTCCAGTAAGCTAAAATATTCTAGTGGTAGCAGTGATTGACACACCACTTCCTTTCCACTTTCGTGAGTGGTTCCTTATCAACACAAGGAATATAATGGAAGGGTTACTGCAAGGAATAtatatccttccattccccactatcctgtcagagcttaggaagaagcttcttggatgagaagcaaaacatcttcagagaaagtccagttgcctgctGAAAAAACACATCCGtgtcctggatgactgaaaatctctacaTACTTATCAACTTTTAGTGGCTTGTCTGTGATTAAATGAATTGTCCACATTCAGACTGTCTACcattccaatacagtggtacctcaatatatgaacccctcgtcttacgaacaacccgagatacgaacccggggttgagaaaatttttgccttttcttacgaacttttttcgtcttacgaacgccaaacccgaacttccgggttcagcattccggaggctactgggaagccccgcagcccggctgtcaccttttaaaacagctggggggcttcccagcagcctcccgaagccgaacccggaagttcaggtttggcgttcggcttcgggaggctgctgggaagccacccggctgttttaaaaggtgacagccgggcggcggcggcggcaggttggtaagacggaaaacgttcgggaggccggtttgggtttttggctgggagggagggcaggaggtccggcgctgggggagggagtcaggaaggtcctcctgctcccccctcagtgaaaaacacaaagagggtctgcccccgcatgacaggcagggtggAGCAGCGGgtgtctgaaaccgccagcggcttcagcttcccattgctccgcgggcggcggcagaccgcctttgtatttttggctggggggggaagcaggaggcgcaggatcgggctggcggcgggtgcgggaagaggcagcaggtctgcatcctgggcgggcggcgggcgaggaggcgcgaccgagcggacccggctcaggctccggctaggacggggcgggcagcggctgggcgctgcggggagggtgcgtccgactcggggctggcggcgcctgacgcagcggggaacatcagtgtgggaggcaggagaggaccaggcaaccggagcagcggcggcgccgctcccggcttggcttccctcgccgccgcaggcaacacgcgctgtgATCTTCCCGGCCGGTGAGGCTCAGCgacggaaggcagctgccgggtggggcttgatccgctgaggctGGCTGAGTCGGAAGatcgctcccggcttggcttccctcgccggtgcaggcaacgcgcgctgcgatcttccggctcagccagcctctgcagacgggaagatctttggggaaggcggccgcagaaggaggaagaggaggataagcTGCAGCAGCCCCTGCtccccccggcacaaagctaaccccgccccctgggcagccagaaggctcctttgggaaggcggccgcagagggaggaggtggagaggcaggataactttgcgccgcttcggagcccgtttctttcctgctgtcactatctccttgaaggttttcccaacgaagcgctgcgctgggctccgaagtggcgcaaagttctccctgcctcctctgtggccaccttccccaaggagcctcccaaccgcagaggaggcagggagaactttgcgccacttcggagcccagcgcagcgcttcgtcgggaaaaccttcaaggagatagtggcagcaggaaagaaacgggctccaaagcggcgcaaagttatcccgcctctccacctcctccccctgccaccgccttcccaaaggagccttctgactgcccagggggcggggttagctttgtgccgggggagcgggggctgccacccgagcgctcttgcccagcgggaggcgaagcactggggtgggggtggggctgtcgggacacctcccaccccagcactttgaatcccgccggccaagagcactcgggcagaagcttctgccagacacgggcaatgagggggaagcttctgcccgagtgctcttggccggcgggattcaacgtgctggggtggggggtgtcccgacagaccccacccaccccagtgcttcacctcccgctgggcaagagcgcttgggtggcagcttctgccagacacgggcaatgagcgggacgagcggcgcggaagccggtggctgtggcagctgctgcaagaggcttccgcgccgctcgtcccgctcattgcccgtgtctggcagaagcttctgcccgagtgctcttggccggcgggattcaaagtgctggggtggggggggggctgtcgggacacctccgaccccagcactttgaatcccgccggccaagagcactcgggcagaagcttctgccagacatgggcgatgagggggaagcttctgctcGAGTGCTCTTGgtcggtgggattcaaagtgctgggggggggggggctgtcgggacacctcccaccccagcactttgaatcccgccggccaagagcactcgggcaaaagcttctgccagacacgggcgatgagggggacGTCACTTCAttcctccatgtcacttcgccgcttCGCCGCTCcttgtggctggggggggggagttaggaaggtcctacttctcccccccagccaaaaactcaaagcctatctcctgccgcacggtttagccaggagaggagcggcgaagtgacttggaggaatgggaagctcaaaccgcccagtttgagcttcccattcctccacgtcacttcgccgggttcgggaggctgctgggaagcccccccccccggctgttttaaaaggtgacaacgttttttttgcgggttttttttgttgttgcacggattaattgactttacattgtttcctatgggaaacaatgtttcgtcttacgaacctttcgtcttaccaacctccccccggcaccaattaagttcgtatcttaaggcaggggtctccaaccgccggtccgcggaccgggaccgggccgttgggggttttcagccggtccgcggcgccagggccccctcggcctttccgcgctgcccaccgcccgcccgatttgccccctctgctcctctgccacctcctgcctttcaccgcagctcctcccgcacccggaatgcacgccctgcccgcctcacatttgccgagaggactttcgccccgggctctcagcaagggggctgcatgagaggcggggccggcggaaggtgatattcaatgtcgggggcgcacgggcggttttgcgcgcgctccctatctccctgctagcccactcggaatactgtattcaaaataagaaaagccttcaccggcaaaggcttttcttattttgaatacgtattccgagtgggctagcagggagatagggagcgcgcgcaaaaccgcccgtgcgcccccgacattgaatatcaccttccgccggccccgcctctcatgcaaacccccttgctgagagcccggggcgaaagtcctctcggcaaatgtgaggcgggcagggcgtgcgcgcgtcaccgctgagaagaacggagagagaacgagagtgagtgaaagcaacagacagcaagatagagagaaagtgagaaagagagtgagagaaagggggggggagaaagagatagcaagagagagagaacaagagagagaaagagcgtgagaaacaaaacaagagagaaagagcgtgagaaacaaaacaagagagaaagagtgagagagagagaaagcaaaagagacagaaagaaaacaagagagagaaagtgagaagaagagagagaaagagggggagagagagagaaagagagaggggggagagagagaaagagagggagaaagagagggaaagggggggagagatagcaagagagggagagagaaagagagagggaaagggggagagaggggggagagaaagaggagataaaggaagaggagagagagcaaggaagagaaagaaagaaagagggatagaaagagagagagagtgagagatgctcagtgagcctttctttgaagttgcctttctttctttctttctttctttctttctttctctttctttctttcttgctctttttctttctctcttttacctttccttcctctatttcttttctttctccttcctaccttcttccctccctccctccagtccttcctctcttactctcccctttcataagtttccttgcttccttcctctgttcctgtcccttccctctttccttcttccttccttccttcctttcctccctccctttcctccctccatttcttgctttccttttccttcctcccttctttcctccctcattcccttctttcactccttcctctcttactctcccctttcacacctttctttgcttctttgcacccttcttctgttcctgtaccttccctctttccttccttccttcccaccctccgtccattcattcacccattcctctcttgatcgccccttttacggcgccgctgacagctagctccccccccccccaccgggccatggaaaactggtctagctgaaagccggtccctggtgcaaaaaaggttggggacctctgtcttaAGGTACCACTTAGCACTTTGAAGCTTATTTATTTAGCACTTATTAGGGTGCTCCTAGTGGGAAATGATACTTTTCGTTTGGACAACATGCTTAAACTTAGAAAAGCCACATGTTAGTACTAAAAATCCGGACTAGAAGCAGTGAGAAAATATCTGTTTAAAGTCATCCATATCCTTCGCAAAGGGACTCCGGGGGGCATATAGTAAAATACTAAAACATGAAAATAGtatataaaagttaaaaatttAACAAACCAGCAAAGTTTGTTAAAATTTGACTGGCAAAGAGGGCTAACAAGCCCCACAGCTGTATGCGCCTATGGGCTCCCCACAAAGACCACTAAACTATGATTTCATTCCTTTCTGgaaggcccggggggggggggagtacttCTGATGCTGGGGAGGAAAGGAAATATTCCACAGGGCAGGGCAGTGGCAGAGAGGCTGTCTTCCTGGACCATGTCTTTTGGAATTATTTAACTTGCATGGTCCACAACCAGAGGTGGAATTCAGCCGGTTCGGTTGAATAAGTttgataataaaaaatacaaaacaatgctGGCTTGGTTTATTGATTTGTTAACTTAAAGGTGTAAGATGCCTACTTTAATCATTTTGGAAATTTAATATGCTAAGCTGAAATGCTTGATTCTTTGAGAAccaaatgataaaaaaaataggGATAGAAATTATTAATTGACAATGAATACCTCTTACAAGCAAAATTTGTatgaaatgttttatagatggcatttaccaCCAGCAAGACTAGCAAAGATGTTTAGGAATATGTCCGCAAAATGTTGCAAATgtgtgtctgagtggcagtcccttcgggactgggcggcaaagaagtatgtatgtatgtatgtatgtatgtaatgtatgtatgtatgtatgtatgtatgtatgtatgtatgtatgtatgtatgaatgaatgaataaatgaataaataaataaataaataaggaaaaatttccttcttttttattaaaagaaattaataataaaacaaaaccaaaattactattaaaactaaaacaaccagcaaaaccaaaaacacaactattaataaatccatgctttaaaatcttcatttcttaaatatttatcgtagtattatagtaatctagtaatactatgaaaatctatctgaacaccaatgcatcaataaatatatttccataaatcatacttttctataatttcattcaatatttccaagctcaattaattttcaggtacttagcatttactattattaactttcatcaatcttctacatttccaagtatattttaaattcataatgcaaagtcataaaatcatacagtacatatcacaaaccccttatttatcatatgtatcttccattaattttacctatgtaattctatatacagtagttctaaaattctaatccaatttttaaaattaatacatcttaatattaaacaacacctaaatactgtacatcttttaccaatattccataatcaatccatatttaataatcaatcatccctcctcaaatttctaccactgttctcatttctgggtacctctcttgtctcttcccccttttctgtctcacttgtttctcatttctccctcttcctccctttttctctcattccttccctctctcacgtctctctttttccatccctgtgtcctctccctttgtgtgtgtgtgtgaactcttgaaccatttccaaaaacgcaagggctggggtttttttcctgttattatttaagtgctttttaccatatgctttaaatcaatagtcatttctctctctgtttttctctctttcctctcattctctgcctcaaccattttctcatttctctttttttctccctttttttctatcatttctctccctctcttctctctctctcttgctttctttctctctctctctcttgctttcttcctctcttactctctcttccttcctctcttctctcgctttatttctctctccccctctttctctctttttctcacttgctctctcttcctttcttctctgtaggccggggaaggtttttcttattttgaaaataaGGACAGGCTTTCCAGAAGCGCTCTGGCTGTAAGAGGCTTTTCTCCCAGTGCTTTGGGGATGCCAGCCCCGCACCTCTTGCAGCCCGTTTGCTAGCGGCcagatgaggaggagaagccacagccaccaccgccgctgcagccactgcTGCAGGCAGAGCggcgccccaaggcgggaggtgGAGGAGAGAGCCGGAAAGAGGGGCAGATCGGGTgggtggatcgggtgggtggggggcagcgtcgagaggccaggggcacgaggaAGCTGGAGGCATCGTCGTGGGGCGGGGGCagctgcggctccctttccttctgccTATGTCTACTGCCGGCCCCTCCCGGCCCCTGCCCCCCTGCGGGCTGGTAGGGGGATGGGGACCGCGCGTGAACGTGCGCCCGACACATAAAATAACCTTTGCCAGCCTCcacacttttgtcgctccccgcccccaactccaatgcccagtTCCTTGCACGGCCTTGGAAAAAGGTGCGCGAGGGATTATTTTTGGGTGTATGGCCGCACACCTTAGAGTGAACGTtgtcaggggtgcctgtggtggcctgcgtgttttgccagtgaaaacaggctctgaAGCTACATTTTTAGCTACGACAGC
This genomic window from Erythrolamprus reginae isolate rEryReg1 chromosome 1, rEryReg1.hap1, whole genome shotgun sequence contains:
- the LOC139172280 gene encoding CD59 glycoprotein-like, translating into MKSLLVTAVIATFVLALFFHSGNAIVCYQCPVNNCDNQVTCTSPQDTCLTIFYGTRNESSCWKYSDCNTDALSKHFGTKNFRYDCCQRNLCNNAPNVVTSKIVLSGSLLLIVVHMLKSLV